In Alkalihalobacterium alkalinitrilicum, a genomic segment contains:
- a CDS encoding NAD(P)/FAD-dependent oxidoreductase, with translation MYDVIVIGGGPSGLMASIAAASQGAAVLLIDKGDQLGRKLGISGGGRCNVTNRMALDELIAHIPGNGRFMHSPFSIFNNENIIQFFEDLGIRLKEEDRGRMFPVSDKASTVVRTLIDKVKELGVTIKTHSPVKDVRYDDDKVLGVILETGELINSHAVVIATGGKSVPHTGSTGDGYPWARKAGHTITDLYPTEVPITSDESFIQNKTLQGLSLRDVELSVINAKGKIIISHEGDMIFTHFGISGPIVLRCSQFVIKELKKQKKHPNTVTMSIDLFPRQSSENIFQELGQLTNQEPKKAVKNVLKGYIPDRILNFILEKVAIDPGGSCANLGNEPLRKMAQLIKSFQFEVNGTLPIEKAFVTGGGVSVKEIHPKTMESKKKQGLYFCGEVLDIHGYTGGYNITVAFSTGYTAGFSAANKKTIS, from the coding sequence ATGTATGATGTTATTGTAATCGGTGGAGGTCCCTCTGGCCTTATGGCTTCAATAGCAGCTGCTAGCCAAGGAGCTGCTGTACTATTAATAGATAAAGGAGACCAACTTGGAAGAAAATTAGGAATTTCGGGTGGTGGGCGATGTAATGTTACAAATCGCATGGCTCTTGATGAATTAATTGCGCATATACCTGGCAACGGAAGATTTATGCATAGCCCTTTTTCTATATTTAATAATGAAAACATAATTCAATTTTTTGAGGACTTAGGGATCCGATTAAAAGAAGAAGATCGTGGGAGAATGTTTCCCGTCAGTGACAAAGCTTCAACCGTTGTCCGAACACTTATCGACAAAGTGAAAGAACTAGGCGTAACGATTAAAACTCATTCTCCTGTAAAGGATGTTCGTTACGACGATGATAAAGTTCTTGGCGTAATATTAGAAACTGGCGAGTTGATCAATAGCCATGCCGTTGTTATTGCCACAGGAGGAAAAAGCGTACCCCATACTGGTTCAACAGGTGACGGATATCCTTGGGCAAGAAAGGCGGGGCACACCATTACCGATCTTTACCCAACAGAAGTGCCTATTACCTCAGACGAATCCTTTATCCAAAATAAAACTCTTCAAGGTCTTTCATTAAGAGATGTTGAACTATCTGTTATCAATGCTAAAGGAAAAATAATAATCAGCCATGAAGGAGATATGATTTTTACTCACTTTGGGATTTCTGGTCCCATCGTATTAAGATGTAGTCAATTTGTCATCAAAGAATTAAAGAAACAAAAGAAGCACCCGAATACAGTGACCATGAGTATTGACCTCTTTCCGCGGCAATCTAGTGAGAACATTTTTCAAGAGCTAGGTCAATTAACAAATCAAGAACCAAAAAAAGCAGTAAAAAATGTTTTAAAAGGGTACATACCTGACCGAATATTAAACTTTATTTTAGAAAAAGTCGCAATTGATCCTGGGGGCAGCTGTGCCAACCTTGGAAATGAACCCCTTCGCAAAATGGCCCAATTGATCAAATCATTTCAATTTGAGGTGAATGGTACTTTGCCGATTGAAAAGGCTTTTGTAACAGGTGGAGGTGTTTCTGTAAAAGAAATTCATCCTAAAACAATGGAATCTAAAAAGAAGCAAGGATTGTATTTTTGTGGAGAAGTGTTAGATATCCACGGATACACTGGTGGTTATAATATTACCGTCGCATTTTCAACAGGTTATACCGCAGGTTTTTCTGCAGCTAATAAGAAAACCATAAGTTAA
- a CDS encoding putative polysaccharide biosynthesis protein translates to MSDSKLLRGTMILTAATFISKILGLIYIFPFSAIVGQQGLALYAYGYLPYTVILSLATMGVPLAVSKFVAKYNALGDYYTGRRLFRSGIIVMSITGFIAFLVMFFMAPVISTWIIRDPSELQGSSMDDMIFTIRMVSTALIIVPIMSVIRGYFQGFQSMGPTAVSQVVEQIVRIIFILSLTFLIVGVYQGNIGTAVGFATFGAFVGALGGLGVLLVYWFKRRTLLNVQMEGSTVDHQIPLKKMYRELISYALPLSFVGLAIPLYQLIDLFTFNRALMASGISQADAEVAFGVFSQSSHKLILIPVALATAFSITLVPTITKSFINGDEELLRNQVTQTYQIILFLTIPAAVGLSILSFPAFGVLFGFEDVVIGGSILRYYAPIAVFFSLFAVTAAILQGMNQQRYAVFGLIIALVVKLISNYWAISSLGALGGVLTTYVGYAISIAINVWAIGKFANYNYRFILKRFLLISIFVVIMAIVVIVVKHLIELVFPVTGWMNALIVLVPSIAVGGLVYLFLTVRSHLAGQILGHRFSFLRWKKKRNEVH, encoded by the coding sequence ATGTCAGACTCTAAACTTCTTCGTGGTACGATGATTTTAACGGCCGCGACATTTATTTCGAAAATTCTCGGTTTAATATATATATTTCCTTTTAGCGCCATTGTTGGACAACAAGGACTAGCGTTATATGCCTATGGATATTTGCCGTATACTGTCATACTAAGTCTGGCAACAATGGGGGTTCCGTTAGCGGTTTCTAAGTTTGTGGCTAAATATAACGCGCTCGGTGACTATTATACAGGTCGAAGGTTGTTTCGATCGGGTATTATCGTCATGTCTATTACGGGGTTTATTGCGTTTTTAGTGATGTTTTTTATGGCTCCCGTTATTTCTACATGGATTATTAGAGATCCAAGTGAACTACAAGGGAGTTCAATGGACGATATGATATTTACAATCCGCATGGTAAGTACCGCATTGATCATTGTTCCGATTATGTCTGTAATCCGTGGATATTTCCAAGGGTTTCAATCGATGGGGCCAACGGCTGTTTCACAGGTTGTTGAGCAAATTGTGCGAATTATATTTATCTTAAGTTTAACTTTTTTAATTGTAGGTGTTTATCAAGGTAATATCGGTACTGCGGTAGGTTTTGCAACTTTTGGTGCTTTTGTTGGAGCACTTGGTGGGCTCGGTGTCCTTCTTGTTTATTGGTTTAAGAGACGAACGCTATTAAATGTTCAAATGGAAGGTAGTACTGTTGACCATCAAATTCCTCTTAAAAAAATGTACCGTGAGCTTATTTCATATGCGCTCCCGTTATCTTTTGTTGGACTTGCAATTCCTTTATATCAGTTAATCGACTTATTTACATTTAATCGTGCTTTAATGGCCTCAGGTATCTCACAAGCGGATGCAGAAGTTGCCTTTGGTGTATTTTCGCAATCATCGCATAAGCTCATCTTAATTCCTGTCGCCCTTGCGACGGCATTTTCAATTACGCTTGTTCCTACGATTACAAAATCGTTTATTAACGGCGATGAAGAATTATTACGAAATCAAGTGACACAAACGTATCAAATTATTTTATTTCTAACGATTCCTGCAGCTGTAGGCTTATCGATATTATCATTTCCAGCCTTTGGTGTACTATTTGGATTTGAGGATGTTGTCATCGGCGGAAGTATTCTAAGATATTATGCACCAATTGCGGTGTTCTTCTCCTTATTTGCTGTAACTGCCGCGATATTGCAAGGCATGAATCAACAAAGATATGCCGTCTTTGGTCTGATTATCGCACTCGTTGTGAAGTTGATATCAAACTATTGGGCTATTTCTTCTTTGGGTGCATTAGGAGGCGTGCTAACCACGTATGTAGGTTACGCGATTTCGATAGCGATCAATGTGTGGGCAATTGGAAAATTTGCCAATTATAATTACCGTTTTATTCTTAAACGATTCTTGCTGATCTCTATCTTTGTTGTGATCATGGCTATTGTTGTCATTGTCGTGAAGCATTTAATCGAACTTGTCTTTCCAGTGACAGGGTGGATGAACGCGTTAATAGTGTTAGTGCCATCTATAGCTGTCGGTGGGTTAGTCTATTTATTTTTAACCGTTCGATCTCATTTAGCAGGACAAATTTTAGGTCATCGATTTTCATTTTTAAGATGGAAGAAAAAAAGAAATGAAGTGCATTAG
- the ftsW gene encoding putative lipid II flippase FtsW, giving the protein MKYSLTKDNDWLLIVVTGLLSIFGLIMVFSSSYVWALYEFGDYYFFIKRQAMWFCIGIFVFFVAMHIPFQVYRKLSPAIIFGSVVILTAVLFVGHEVYGAQRWLRLGPFTVQPSEFVKLGMIIYLASVYSQKQAYIDKFIKGIMPPLIVVTIVLALIVRQPDLGTATSILLVTILIVFFSGAKIKHLLLLGLSGAAVFALAVMAAPYRMKRITSFMDPFAYAADDGYQILQSYIAIAHGGLSGAGLGQSVQKLMYLPEPQTDFILAIISEELGLLGVAFVFICYSFIFFKGVMIGIRCKNPFGSLLAFGIVFQIGIQIVFNVGAVSGLLPITGIPLPFISNGGSSLLVSMVSIAILANISRQNRQQRRLAEESDERVGA; this is encoded by the coding sequence ATGAAATATTCATTAACAAAGGACAATGATTGGCTACTCATTGTCGTAACTGGTTTACTATCGATATTTGGTCTGATCATGGTATTTAGCTCAAGTTATGTTTGGGCTCTTTATGAATTTGGAGATTATTACTTCTTTATAAAGCGTCAAGCAATGTGGTTTTGTATAGGCATTTTTGTATTTTTTGTCGCCATGCATATCCCGTTTCAAGTCTATCGTAAGTTATCCCCAGCCATTATTTTCGGATCTGTCGTCATACTTACCGCGGTCTTATTTGTTGGGCACGAAGTATACGGTGCGCAGCGTTGGTTAAGGTTAGGTCCATTTACCGTCCAACCGTCAGAGTTTGTAAAATTAGGGATGATCATTTACCTAGCTTCCGTATATAGTCAAAAGCAAGCATACATTGATAAATTTATTAAAGGAATCATGCCGCCTTTAATTGTTGTGACAATCGTATTAGCATTGATTGTTCGACAACCCGATTTAGGGACGGCAACTTCTATCCTTTTAGTAACTATATTAATTGTATTTTTTTCAGGAGCTAAAATTAAGCACCTATTATTATTAGGTTTGTCAGGAGCAGCAGTATTTGCTCTTGCGGTTATGGCAGCTCCGTATCGAATGAAACGGATTACATCATTTATGGACCCGTTTGCTTATGCTGCGGATGATGGATATCAAATTTTACAATCTTATATCGCAATTGCTCACGGTGGGTTATCAGGTGCTGGTCTCGGTCAAAGTGTTCAAAAGTTAATGTACTTGCCTGAGCCGCAAACCGACTTTATTTTAGCAATTATCTCTGAGGAGCTTGGTTTATTAGGGGTAGCATTTGTTTTTATATGTTATTCTTTTATCTTTTTTAAAGGTGTTATGATCGGGATTCGTTGTAAAAATCCGTTTGGAAGTTTACTTGCGTTCGGAATTGTCTTTCAAATCGGGATTCAAATTGTGTTTAATGTAGGAGCAGTATCGGGCTTGTTACCGATTACGGGAATACCATTACCGTTTATTAGTAATGGGGGATCATCATTACTCGTTTCTATGGTATCCATAGCAATTCTAGCGAATATTTCAAGGCAAAATCGACAACAACGACGGCTCGCAGAAGAAAGTGATGAACGTGTAGGAGCATAG
- the rodA gene encoding rod shape-determining protein RodA, with protein MEERKSSLQQIDYTLLFLLFLLMCISLMAIYSGSGQYFSSDPTYFVKRQLVWFVVGIFLMISAMVLDYDLFRNFSIPFYLIGLILLLLVDFFGVIQNGSQRWIGFGGVLFQPSEFVKIFVVIALAHLLYRITKDGREKGFKSDCFLVAKVAAIGLPPFFLILKQPDLGTALVIASIMATMVLMSGVGWKMLTLLVTGVIGGIGFLVWLHNNYFEIFNKIIKNHQMERIYGWLFPHENAGSYGYQLVEALKGIGAGRLYGSGFLQGAQTQSEPARVPELHTDFIFTVIGEEFGFLGATILIVIYFLMFYRMIVIAFSCNNLFGTYLVSGIVGLLVFQIFQNIAMTIGLMPITGLALPFVSYGGSALMTNMIAIGIVLNVNMRTRHYMFQTEEV; from the coding sequence ATGGAAGAACGTAAATCGAGTTTACAGCAGATTGATTATACGTTGTTATTTTTACTATTTTTATTAATGTGTATTAGTTTAATGGCAATTTATAGTGGTTCGGGTCAATATTTTTCGAGTGACCCGACTTATTTTGTGAAGCGGCAATTAGTGTGGTTTGTCGTTGGTATCTTTTTAATGATTAGTGCAATGGTACTTGATTATGATCTATTTCGGAACTTCTCAATACCGTTTTATTTAATCGGCTTAATATTATTGTTGCTCGTTGACTTTTTTGGGGTGATTCAAAATGGATCACAACGTTGGATTGGATTCGGGGGGGTTCTTTTTCAACCTTCGGAATTTGTAAAAATTTTCGTAGTAATTGCACTTGCTCATTTATTATATCGAATTACGAAAGATGGGCGGGAAAAAGGGTTTAAATCTGATTGTTTTCTTGTTGCTAAAGTAGCTGCTATCGGTTTACCGCCTTTTTTTCTAATTTTAAAACAACCTGACTTAGGAACAGCACTTGTTATTGCTAGTATTATGGCAACGATGGTCTTAATGTCTGGGGTCGGTTGGAAAATGTTAACCTTACTTGTAACAGGTGTTATAGGAGGCATTGGTTTTTTAGTTTGGTTACACAATAATTACTTTGAAATATTTAATAAAATTATTAAAAATCATCAGATGGAACGAATTTATGGTTGGTTGTTTCCGCATGAAAATGCAGGGAGTTACGGTTATCAATTGGTTGAAGCGTTAAAAGGAATCGGTGCAGGAAGGCTATATGGAAGCGGGTTTCTACAAGGAGCTCAAACTCAAAGTGAACCTGCGCGTGTTCCCGAGCTCCATACCGACTTTATTTTCACAGTCATTGGGGAAGAATTTGGTTTCCTCGGGGCAACAATACTGATTGTCATTTACTTTTTAATGTTTTATCGAATGATTGTTATTGCGTTTAGTTGTAATAATTTGTTTGGAACGTATTTAGTTTCAGGGATCGTCGGATTATTAGTCTTTCAAATCTTTCAAAATATTGCGATGACGATTGGTTTAATGCCAATTACAGGTCTTGCCTTACCTTTTGTTAGTTATGGGGGAAGTGCGTTAATGACAAATATGATTGCAATTGGTATTGTATTAAATGTGAATATGAGAACGAGACATTATATGTTTCAAACCGAAGAAGTTTAA
- a CDS encoding pseudouridine synthase, producing the protein MRIDKLLANVGFGTRKEVKRLLKTGVVHVDGETIKDGKFHVDHEKQSVTVHGEQVDYKEYIYLMLNKPKGVISATEDNQHETVIDLLAFEHAIYEPFPVGRLDKDTEGFLILTNDGKLSHELMSPKKHVAKTYVATVKGEVTEEDVEKFKAGVELDDGYVTKPGHLVIREGGPISTIELTITEGKFHQVKRMFLAVDKKVLELKRISIGPLLLDPSLRLGEYREMTEEEVELLRNSQGRNIAID; encoded by the coding sequence ATGAGAATAGATAAACTACTAGCTAACGTCGGCTTTGGAACGCGAAAAGAAGTGAAACGATTACTTAAAACGGGAGTCGTTCATGTGGATGGAGAAACAATCAAAGACGGTAAATTTCACGTTGACCATGAAAAACAATCGGTAACGGTTCATGGTGAACAAGTAGATTATAAAGAATACATCTATTTAATGTTGAATAAACCCAAAGGAGTGATTTCAGCAACAGAAGATAACCAACATGAGACCGTTATTGATTTATTAGCGTTTGAGCATGCGATCTATGAACCATTTCCAGTGGGAAGGTTGGATAAGGACACAGAGGGCTTCCTCATTTTAACAAATGATGGAAAACTCTCTCATGAATTAATGTCGCCGAAAAAGCATGTCGCTAAAACATACGTAGCGACAGTTAAAGGAGAAGTGACTGAAGAAGATGTTGAGAAGTTTAAGGCAGGAGTTGAGCTTGATGATGGATATGTAACGAAGCCAGGACATCTCGTAATTCGTGAAGGAGGTCCTATTTCAACCATTGAGTTAACGATTACGGAAGGGAAATTTCATCAAGTCAAGCGGATGTTTCTTGCCGTCGATAAAAAGGTGTTGGAACTAAAACGAATATCAATTGGTCCGCTACTCTTAGATCCTAGTTTACGGCTGGGAGAATATCGTGAAATGACGGAAGAGGAAGTGGAGTTATTACGAAATTCTCAAGGTCGTAATATCGCTATTGATTAA
- a CDS encoding DeoR family transcriptional regulator, whose amino-acid sequence MKASTDRMLTRIKSIYLYIKQRGTVTTNELVEEFGITQRTIQRDLNVLEYNDLVLSPSRGKWTVNKKKTKVS is encoded by the coding sequence TTGAAAGCTTCAACTGATCGAATGCTGACTCGAATTAAGTCTATTTACCTCTACATTAAACAAAGGGGGACTGTCACGACGAATGAATTGGTTGAAGAGTTTGGAATAACTCAAAGAACGATCCAAAGAGACTTGAACGTCTTAGAGTATAATGATTTAGTACTTAGTCCTAGCCGCGGCAAATGGACCGTAAACAAGAAGAAAACGAAAGTATCTTAA
- the pepV gene encoding dipeptidase PepV, with translation MSSINWKKEVEKRKAEFICETRKFLQIPSVLDESSAGPGQPFGTSIKDALNFLLKKGEECNFHVKNLEGYAGYIEFGQGEESVGILCHVDVVPEGEGWTSPPFAAELVDGKVVARGAIDDKGPTMAALYAMKIVKDLGLPLSKRVRMIIGTDEESTWQCVDHYFKHEEMPTVGFAPDADFPIIYAEKGICDVELRYSSSGNSGESKHSLVRFQSGRRLNMVPDEAKATIAVKNEEKLAIANQFQLFLNKHNLNGLTTNSSDELSLIVKGKSAHGMEPKHGINAGLYLSQFLSGILQKDEGKQFIDFITSYLTNDSRGNHLGIAFTDEITGDLTVNCGLISYEAGHEGSVGLNIRYPVTKNGEAMINNLHSVAEKNGFSLKILDHSPPHHVNKEHSLIRILSKVYEEQTGEKAELISIGGGTYARSLEAGVAFGPLFPGREDVAHQRDEYIFIDDLLKATAIYAQAIYELAKD, from the coding sequence TTGTCAAGTATTAATTGGAAAAAAGAAGTGGAAAAAAGAAAAGCTGAATTTATTTGTGAAACTAGAAAATTCCTACAGATACCAAGTGTTTTGGATGAATCGAGTGCAGGACCTGGACAGCCGTTTGGTACTTCGATTAAAGATGCTTTAAATTTTTTATTAAAAAAAGGTGAAGAATGTAACTTTCATGTTAAAAATTTGGAGGGTTATGCTGGTTACATTGAATTTGGTCAAGGAGAAGAATCTGTCGGCATTCTGTGCCATGTTGATGTTGTACCCGAAGGAGAAGGGTGGACAAGCCCGCCTTTTGCTGCTGAATTGGTAGATGGAAAAGTTGTTGCTCGTGGGGCTATTGATGATAAAGGACCCACAATGGCAGCTCTATATGCGATGAAAATCGTGAAAGACTTAGGGTTACCCTTGTCCAAGCGTGTACGAATGATTATTGGAACGGATGAAGAAAGCACATGGCAATGTGTAGACCATTATTTCAAGCATGAGGAAATGCCAACGGTTGGCTTTGCCCCGGATGCTGATTTTCCGATTATCTATGCAGAAAAAGGAATTTGTGATGTTGAGTTGCGCTATAGCTCTAGTGGAAACAGTGGTGAGTCGAAGCATAGCTTAGTTCGGTTTCAATCTGGCAGAAGACTAAATATGGTACCTGATGAAGCAAAAGCAACGATCGCAGTTAAAAATGAGGAAAAGTTGGCGATAGCAAATCAATTTCAATTATTTTTAAACAAACATAACCTAAACGGCTTAACGACGAATAGTTCAGATGAATTGTCTTTGATAGTCAAAGGAAAATCCGCACACGGAATGGAACCGAAGCATGGTATTAATGCAGGATTGTATTTAAGTCAATTTCTGAGTGGAATTCTACAAAAAGATGAAGGAAAACAGTTTATCGATTTTATAACGAGTTATTTAACAAACGACTCTAGAGGAAATCACTTAGGAATTGCTTTTACAGATGAGATTACAGGAGACTTAACGGTAAACTGTGGACTTATTTCATATGAAGCAGGGCATGAAGGTAGTGTGGGTTTAAATATACGGTATCCTGTGACCAAAAATGGTGAGGCAATGATTAACAATCTTCATTCAGTAGCCGAAAAAAACGGATTTTCATTAAAGATACTTGATCATTCACCACCGCATCATGTTAATAAAGAGCATTCTCTTATTCGAATCTTATCAAAAGTATATGAAGAGCAAACCGGCGAGAAAGCGGAGCTTATTTCAATAGGTGGTGGCACCTATGCACGTTCTTTAGAAGCGGGTGTTGCATTTGGACCACTCTTTCCAGGGCGTGAAGATGTCGCGCATCAAAGAGATGAATATATTTTCATCGACGATTTATTAAAAGCAACAGCCATTTATGCTCAAGCCATATACGAGCTTGCAAAAGATTAA
- the cysK gene encoding cysteine synthase A — MRVVNNIAELIGHTPLVKLNKIADKNGASVYLKLEFFNPSGSVKDRAAYQMIIQAEKDGLLKPGATIIEPTSGNTGIGLAMNAAARGYKAILTMPDTMSEERINILKAYGAEVVLTEGDKKMPGAIDKAHELAKDIPNSFVPMQFENPANPDAHRYTTAVEIKEALDSIGKKLSAFVAASGTGGTITGTGEELKKFYPKATVHVVEPAGSPVLSGGKPGPHKLVGTSPGFIPPILNENVYNEIKKIEDEDAYWASIELARKEGILVGPSSGAACFAALEVAKTLSPDDVVVAIACDTGERYLSTDLFDFEKK; from the coding sequence ATGCGAGTTGTCAACAATATAGCGGAATTAATCGGTCATACCCCTTTAGTGAAATTAAACAAAATTGCAGATAAAAATGGTGCATCTGTTTATTTAAAGCTTGAATTCTTCAACCCAAGCGGAAGTGTAAAAGACCGTGCCGCTTATCAAATGATCATTCAAGCCGAAAAAGATGGTTTATTAAAACCAGGAGCGACAATCATTGAACCCACAAGTGGCAATACGGGAATAGGTCTCGCAATGAACGCTGCTGCTAGAGGCTATAAAGCCATCTTAACAATGCCTGATACGATGAGTGAAGAGCGTATTAATATTCTTAAAGCATATGGTGCAGAAGTTGTATTAACCGAAGGCGATAAAAAAATGCCTGGTGCGATTGATAAAGCACATGAGTTAGCAAAAGACATTCCAAATAGCTTTGTGCCGATGCAATTCGAAAACCCAGCAAACCCTGATGCACATCGTTATACAACTGCTGTCGAAATTAAAGAAGCACTCGACAGTATCGGAAAGAAATTATCTGCGTTTGTCGCCGCTTCTGGTACGGGCGGTACGATTACAGGGACTGGAGAAGAGCTCAAGAAATTCTATCCGAAAGCTACTGTCCATGTTGTCGAGCCTGCGGGATCCCCTGTTTTATCTGGAGGAAAGCCTGGACCACATAAACTAGTTGGGACAAGTCCTGGATTTATTCCCCCAATCTTAAACGAAAACGTTTATAATGAGATTAAAAAAATTGAAGATGAAGATGCCTATTGGGCATCCATTGAACTTGCTCGTAAAGAAGGCATACTTGTTGGACCTTCTTCTGGAGCTGCTTGCTTTGCCGCTCTTGAAGTAGCGAAAACATTATCACCAGATGATGTCGTTGTTGCCATTGCCTGCGACACAGGTGAACGTTATTTATCAACAGACCTATTTGATTTTGAAAAAAAATAA
- the thpR gene encoding RNA 2',3'-cyclic phosphodiesterase, translating into MKTHFFLAVPVSGQVQKFLSEWKDRNIGHFPFQKWVHPEDLHITLVFLGHIEKKLLHHLSDQLDELIKKHHSFSLTLGNLNTFGENSRPRIFWSGVENELSLFKLQKDIANTCLSLNLDIEKRPYRPHITLARRWKGDDNFSLPQATELFNQENKSSWKVDKVHLYQSHLGKSPMYEPIRTFFLQKEE; encoded by the coding sequence ATGAAAACTCATTTTTTTCTAGCGGTCCCTGTTTCAGGACAAGTTCAGAAATTTTTATCGGAATGGAAAGATCGGAACATTGGTCATTTCCCATTTCAAAAATGGGTTCACCCCGAAGATTTACACATCACACTTGTTTTTTTAGGCCATATTGAAAAAAAACTGTTACACCATTTAAGTGATCAGTTAGATGAGTTAATAAAAAAACATCACTCTTTCTCGTTAACATTAGGTAATCTTAATACATTCGGGGAAAACTCTCGCCCGAGAATCTTTTGGTCTGGTGTTGAAAATGAGCTATCACTATTCAAATTACAAAAAGATATTGCAAATACGTGTCTCTCCCTGAATTTAGATATAGAAAAGCGTCCATATCGCCCTCATATTACGTTAGCAAGGCGATGGAAGGGAGATGACAACTTTTCTCTACCGCAGGCCACGGAATTATTTAATCAAGAAAATAAGAGTTCATGGAAAGTGGATAAAGTCCATTTATATCAATCACATCTAGGGAAAAGTCCAATGTATGAACCCATTCGTACTTTTTTCTTGCAAAAAGAGGAGTAG
- a CDS encoding CidA/LrgA family protein — translation MTIIRIVLHIAILYLFYWTGVLIQQTFDLFIPGSIIGMLLLFVLFATKVIKPNWIEYGTSMLLRHMPLLFLPVTVGVLNFIDVFSGKGFILVVIALISTLIVMVSSGALSQFLATRKEQKL, via the coding sequence TTGACGATTATACGTATAGTCCTTCATATTGCAATTTTATATCTTTTTTACTGGACCGGAGTATTGATTCAGCAAACATTTGATTTGTTTATTCCAGGAAGTATTATAGGAATGTTATTATTGTTTGTTTTATTTGCGACAAAAGTGATTAAACCCAACTGGATTGAATATGGAACCTCAATGTTATTGAGACATATGCCTTTATTATTTTTACCTGTCACAGTGGGAGTATTAAATTTTATTGATGTTTTTTCTGGAAAAGGATTTATTCTTGTGGTTATTGCGCTAATTAGCACTTTAATCGTCATGGTAAGTTCTGGAGCACTTAGTCAATTTTTAGCGACAAGAAAGGAGCAGAAATTATGA
- a CDS encoding LrgB family protein: MMNILMTLFFIGLTIIVYIGARLFYQKYPYPFTLPLVVATIVMICILVVFNIPYDTYKVGGEWIEKLLGPAVVALAYPLYKQLSMLKKYFTSIVVGVLVGAIIGIVSGLQLAKWMGVEEMVVYSLIPKSVTTPVAMEVAATLGGAPPLAAVFVMVAGIGGVVLAPYFFKWFKINHYIGKGIGTGSASHAIGTAKALENSEEEGAASSVAMTLSAIVVSIVGPMLVFLLY; encoded by the coding sequence ATGATGAATATCTTAATGACGCTCTTTTTTATTGGCTTAACAATTATCGTCTATATTGGTGCTAGACTATTTTATCAAAAATATCCTTATCCATTTACTCTTCCGTTAGTCGTTGCAACGATAGTCATGATTTGTATATTAGTAGTATTTAATATTCCATACGATACGTATAAAGTGGGTGGAGAGTGGATTGAGAAGTTATTAGGTCCTGCCGTCGTTGCTCTCGCTTACCCTTTATATAAGCAGTTATCAATGTTGAAAAAATACTTTACGTCGATTGTTGTCGGTGTGTTGGTTGGTGCCATTATTGGAATTGTCAGTGGCTTACAATTAGCCAAATGGATGGGCGTTGAAGAGATGGTAGTTTATTCTCTAATTCCGAAATCGGTGACGACTCCAGTTGCGATGGAAGTCGCTGCAACGCTCGGCGGTGCTCCCCCATTGGCTGCGGTATTTGTTATGGTTGCAGGGATTGGTGGAGTTGTTCTAGCCCCTTACTTTTTTAAATGGTTTAAAATTAACCATTATATCGGAAAAGGTATCGGAACAGGAAGTGCTTCTCACGCCATTGGAACGGCAAAAGCCTTAGAGAATAGCGAGGAAGAAGGAGCTGCAAGTTCAGTAGCAATGACATTAAGTGCGATCGTTGTTTCAATAGTAGGCCCGATGCTCGTTTTTCTATTATATTAG
- a CDS encoding type II toxin-antitoxin system HicB family antitoxin: protein MNYGHQEFQNILDLQQYSWLVRRQFNWKGHEEYSIEVKGLDGCIGYGDTYKEAKEDLAIAVQLWLKKQGLTEIPKIKGRHRPLLMIEPAMSKGEFEQVNIVIKEWNE, encoded by the coding sequence ATGAACTACGGACATCAAGAGTTTCAGAATATATTAGATTTACAACAATATTCATGGCTAGTACGAAGGCAATTCAATTGGAAAGGGCATGAAGAATATTCAATTGAAGTAAAGGGACTCGATGGCTGTATAGGTTATGGAGATACATATAAAGAAGCTAAAGAAGACTTAGCAATAGCCGTTCAGCTCTGGTTAAAGAAACAAGGTCTTACTGAAATTCCGAAGATAAAGGGTAGACATCGACCATTACTCATGATTGAACCTGCGATGTCTAAAGGTGAGTTTGAACAAGTGAATATTGTTATAAAAGAATGGAATGAATAG